In Methylobacterium aquaticum, the following are encoded in one genomic region:
- a CDS encoding AAA family ATPase: MMTLIETVRQRPEQSAGFGLFYGRSGYGKTVASTYAQNEENCLYIEVREFWTRRDFCVAFLEELGQRPRGTISAMMREIIGLLGMDYGRAVIIDEADKLIDKRMIELARDLQEMTRAPVILVGEEQLKNKLQAYERCDGRVLERVEALPCDAEDAGELAGMIAPGIDVDYELLDYIVAEAKGSTRRVANALYKVSNLARSRNLNRVLVADYAQGGV, translated from the coding sequence ATGATGACGCTGATCGAGACGGTTCGGCAGCGCCCGGAGCAGTCCGCAGGCTTCGGCCTGTTCTACGGCCGTTCGGGCTACGGCAAGACGGTCGCCAGCACCTACGCCCAGAACGAGGAGAACTGCCTCTACATCGAGGTCCGCGAGTTCTGGACGCGGAGGGATTTCTGCGTCGCCTTTCTGGAGGAGCTGGGCCAGCGCCCGCGCGGCACGATCTCGGCAATGATGCGCGAGATCATCGGGCTCCTCGGCATGGATTACGGCCGCGCCGTCATCATCGACGAGGCGGACAAGCTCATCGACAAGCGGATGATCGAGCTGGCCCGCGACCTCCAGGAAATGACCCGGGCGCCGGTCATCCTCGTCGGCGAAGAGCAGTTGAAGAACAAGCTCCAAGCCTATGAGCGCTGCGACGGCCGCGTGCTGGAGCGGGTCGAGGCGCTGCCCTGCGATGCCGAGGACGCCGGCGAGCTGGCCGGGATGATCGCGCCGGGTATCGACGTCGATTACGAGCTGCTGGACTACATCGTTGCGGAGGCGAAGGGCTCGACACGCCGCGTGGCGAACGCCCTCTACAAGGTCTCGAACCTCGCCCGGAGCCGTAACCTTAACCGAGTGCTGGTGGCGGATTACGCCCAGGGAGGCGTCTGA
- a CDS encoding transcriptional regulator, with the protein MTGRPRTDFLARVRESWPDPPDWVVALAEACTSKTQGEVARLIGYSPSAVSATLANKYTGDVAEIAERTRGAFLGQHVVCPRKGRMRRDVCMAWQAKPFAQTSSDRVAMFHACRSGCPHSRLKEG; encoded by the coding sequence GTGACCGGCCGCCCTCGCACCGACTTCCTCGCCCGGGTGCGCGAGAGCTGGCCCGATCCACCCGATTGGGTGGTCGCATTGGCGGAAGCCTGCACGAGCAAGACGCAGGGCGAGGTGGCCCGCCTGATCGGCTACTCCCCCTCCGCCGTCAGCGCCACGCTCGCCAACAAATACACCGGTGACGTCGCCGAGATCGCCGAGCGCACCCGCGGCGCCTTTCTCGGCCAGCACGTCGTCTGCCCGCGCAAGGGCCGGATGCGCCGCGACGTCTGCATGGCGTGGCAGGCCAAGCCCTTCGCTCAGACCTCATCCGACCGCGTGGCGATGTTCCACGCCTGCCGCTCCGGCTGCCCCCACTCCCGCCTGAAGGAGGGTTGA